From the genome of Lepidochelys kempii isolate rLepKem1 chromosome 17, rLepKem1.hap2, whole genome shotgun sequence, one region includes:
- the LOC140899655 gene encoding hypermethylated in cancer 1 protein-like isoform X1, translating into MRVRRDLGWLAEATEPPGGGGSPALEAMEVPSHSRQLLLQLNTQRAKGFLCDVIIVVQNALFRAHKNILAASSVYLKSLVVHDNLLNLDHEMVSPGVFRLVLDFIYTGRLGECEPGEPGLGAVLAAASYLQVPALVALCKKKLKRSGKYCHLRGSYSPYSKVARGLRAAPVIQACYAGAPRPVDVQPGEPLNPLSTQCGELYASTAQGPALHQPGLCPPERHCSPPCGLDLSKKSPTSPSSQLLPTDRLHPGDSREPLLAPGHDSPPGSASLLASHGSAYKDPPQVGEGVIHPAERFRGSPPCVEPPARAEGHDFLYRWMKHERMGSYLEECEAEKEPEREEKAESPLQSRYPSIESNELENDNSTSEDTGSSEGPSPGGTLGPYCNHLAYEPESLGDNLYVCIPCGKGFPSSEQLNAHVEAHTEEELYHKAASEQTGPFLDKGGQSLGDIIRPYRCSSCDKAYKDPATLRQHEKTHWLTRPYPCTICGKKFTQRGTMTRHMRSHLGLKPFACDACGMRFTRQYRLTEHMRIHSGEKPYECQVCGGKFAQQRNLISHMKMHAAGPDGKSKLDFPESVFAMARLTADQLGLKQEKAAELLSHTSHFLSDPKGLESLYPLARFTAEHLGLSQEKAAEMLGPGPLLHSDRTIERYSPT; encoded by the exons ATGAGAGTCCGCAGAGACCTCGGCTGGCTGGCGGAAGCGACGGAGCCCCCAG GTGGCGGGGGCAGCCCCGCGCTGGAGGCCATGGAGGTGCCGAGCCACTCGAggcagctgctcctgcagctcaACACGCAGCGGGCCAAGGGCTTCCTGTGCGACGTGATCATCGTGGTGCAGAACGCGCTGTTCCGGGCGCACAAGAACATCCTGGCGGCCAGCAGCGTCTACCTGAAGTCGCTGGTGGTGCACGACAACCTGCTCAACCTGGACCACGAGATGGTGAGCCCGGGCGTCTTCCGCCTGGTGCTGGACTTCATCTACACCGGCCGGCTGGGCGAGTGCGAGCCGGGCGAGCCGGGCCTGGGGGCCGTGCTGGCGGCCGCTAGCTACCTGCAGGTGCCGGCCCTGGTGGCTCTGTGCAAGAAGAAGCTGAAGCGGTCTGGCAAGTACTGTCACCTGCGAGGCAGCTACAGCCCCTACAGCAAGGTGGCCAGGGGGCTGCGGGCCGCCCCTGTCATCCAGGCCTGCTACGCGGGTGCCCCCCGGCCTGTGGACGTGCAGCCTGGCGAGCCCCTCAACCCGCTCAGCACCCAGTGTGGGGAGCTCTATGCCTCCACCGCCCAGGGCCCCGCCCTGCACCAGCCGGGCCTGTGCCCACCCGAGAGGCACTGCTCTCCGCCCTGCGGCCTGGACCTCTCCAAAAAGAGCCCCACCAGCccttcctcccagctgctgcccacaGACAGACTCCACCCCGGGGACAGCAGGGAGCCCTTGCTGGCCCCCGGGCACGACAGCCCGCCGGGCAGCGCTTCTCTGCTGGCCAGCCACGGCTCCGCCTACAAAGACCCCCCCCAGGTGGGCGAAGGCGTGATCCACCCCGCAGAGCGCTTCCGTGGCAGCCCGCCCTGTGTCGAGCCCCCTGCCCGGGCCGAGGGCCACGACTTCCTGTACCGCTGGATGAAGCACGAGCGAATGGGCAGCTACCTGGAGGAGTGTGAGGCGGAGAAGGAGCCTGAGCGGGAGGAGAAGGCCGAGTCGCCCCTGCAGTCCCGCTACCCCAGCATCGAGAGCAACGAGCTGGAGAACGACAACAGCACCAGCGAGGACACGGGCAGCAGCGAGGGCCCATCTCCCGGGGGCACCCTGGGCCCCTACTGCAACCACCTGGCCTACGAGCCCGAGAGCCTGGGGGACAACCTGTACGTGTGCATCCCCTGCGGCAAGGGCTTCCCCAGCTCGGAGCAGCTCAACGCCCACGTGGAGGCCCACACCGAGGAGGAGCTGTACCACAAGGCGGCCTCGGAGCAGACCGGCCCCTTCCTGGACAAGGGCGGCCAGAGCCTGGGCGACATCATCCGGCCCTACCGCTGCTCCTCCTGCGACAAGGCCTACAAGGACCCGGCCACGCTGCGGCAGCACGAGAAGACGCACTGGCTCACGCGGCCCTACCCCTGCACCATCTGCGGCAAGAAGTTCACGCAGCGCGGCACCATGACCCGGCACATGCGCAGCCACCTGGGCCTCAAGCCCTTCGCCTGCGACGCCTGCGGCATGCGCTTCACCCGGCAGTACCGGCTCACCGAGCACATGCGCATCCACTCGGGCGAGAAGCCCTACGAGTGCCAGGTCTGCGGCGGCAAGTTCGCCCAGCAGCGCAACCTCATCAGCCACATGAAGATGCACGCGGCCGGGCCCGACGGCAAGTCCAAGCTGGACTTCCCCGAGAGCGTCTTCGCCATGGCACGGCTCACGGCCGACCAGCTGGGCCTCAAGCAGGAGAAGGCGGCGGAGCTGCTCTCGCACACCTCGCACTTCCTCAGCGACCCCAAGGGCCTGGAGAGCCTGTACCCGCTGGCCCGATTCACCGCCGAGCACCTGGGGCTGAGCCAGGAGAAGGCGGCCGAGATGCTGGGTCCAGGCCCCCTGCTGCACAGTGACCGGACCATAGAGCGCTATTCGCCCACCTAA
- the LOC140899655 gene encoding hypermethylated in cancer 1 protein-like isoform X2: MEVPSHSRQLLLQLNTQRAKGFLCDVIIVVQNALFRAHKNILAASSVYLKSLVVHDNLLNLDHEMVSPGVFRLVLDFIYTGRLGECEPGEPGLGAVLAAASYLQVPALVALCKKKLKRSGKYCHLRGSYSPYSKVARGLRAAPVIQACYAGAPRPVDVQPGEPLNPLSTQCGELYASTAQGPALHQPGLCPPERHCSPPCGLDLSKKSPTSPSSQLLPTDRLHPGDSREPLLAPGHDSPPGSASLLASHGSAYKDPPQVGEGVIHPAERFRGSPPCVEPPARAEGHDFLYRWMKHERMGSYLEECEAEKEPEREEKAESPLQSRYPSIESNELENDNSTSEDTGSSEGPSPGGTLGPYCNHLAYEPESLGDNLYVCIPCGKGFPSSEQLNAHVEAHTEEELYHKAASEQTGPFLDKGGQSLGDIIRPYRCSSCDKAYKDPATLRQHEKTHWLTRPYPCTICGKKFTQRGTMTRHMRSHLGLKPFACDACGMRFTRQYRLTEHMRIHSGEKPYECQVCGGKFAQQRNLISHMKMHAAGPDGKSKLDFPESVFAMARLTADQLGLKQEKAAELLSHTSHFLSDPKGLESLYPLARFTAEHLGLSQEKAAEMLGPGPLLHSDRTIERYSPT, encoded by the coding sequence ATGGAGGTGCCGAGCCACTCGAggcagctgctcctgcagctcaACACGCAGCGGGCCAAGGGCTTCCTGTGCGACGTGATCATCGTGGTGCAGAACGCGCTGTTCCGGGCGCACAAGAACATCCTGGCGGCCAGCAGCGTCTACCTGAAGTCGCTGGTGGTGCACGACAACCTGCTCAACCTGGACCACGAGATGGTGAGCCCGGGCGTCTTCCGCCTGGTGCTGGACTTCATCTACACCGGCCGGCTGGGCGAGTGCGAGCCGGGCGAGCCGGGCCTGGGGGCCGTGCTGGCGGCCGCTAGCTACCTGCAGGTGCCGGCCCTGGTGGCTCTGTGCAAGAAGAAGCTGAAGCGGTCTGGCAAGTACTGTCACCTGCGAGGCAGCTACAGCCCCTACAGCAAGGTGGCCAGGGGGCTGCGGGCCGCCCCTGTCATCCAGGCCTGCTACGCGGGTGCCCCCCGGCCTGTGGACGTGCAGCCTGGCGAGCCCCTCAACCCGCTCAGCACCCAGTGTGGGGAGCTCTATGCCTCCACCGCCCAGGGCCCCGCCCTGCACCAGCCGGGCCTGTGCCCACCCGAGAGGCACTGCTCTCCGCCCTGCGGCCTGGACCTCTCCAAAAAGAGCCCCACCAGCccttcctcccagctgctgcccacaGACAGACTCCACCCCGGGGACAGCAGGGAGCCCTTGCTGGCCCCCGGGCACGACAGCCCGCCGGGCAGCGCTTCTCTGCTGGCCAGCCACGGCTCCGCCTACAAAGACCCCCCCCAGGTGGGCGAAGGCGTGATCCACCCCGCAGAGCGCTTCCGTGGCAGCCCGCCCTGTGTCGAGCCCCCTGCCCGGGCCGAGGGCCACGACTTCCTGTACCGCTGGATGAAGCACGAGCGAATGGGCAGCTACCTGGAGGAGTGTGAGGCGGAGAAGGAGCCTGAGCGGGAGGAGAAGGCCGAGTCGCCCCTGCAGTCCCGCTACCCCAGCATCGAGAGCAACGAGCTGGAGAACGACAACAGCACCAGCGAGGACACGGGCAGCAGCGAGGGCCCATCTCCCGGGGGCACCCTGGGCCCCTACTGCAACCACCTGGCCTACGAGCCCGAGAGCCTGGGGGACAACCTGTACGTGTGCATCCCCTGCGGCAAGGGCTTCCCCAGCTCGGAGCAGCTCAACGCCCACGTGGAGGCCCACACCGAGGAGGAGCTGTACCACAAGGCGGCCTCGGAGCAGACCGGCCCCTTCCTGGACAAGGGCGGCCAGAGCCTGGGCGACATCATCCGGCCCTACCGCTGCTCCTCCTGCGACAAGGCCTACAAGGACCCGGCCACGCTGCGGCAGCACGAGAAGACGCACTGGCTCACGCGGCCCTACCCCTGCACCATCTGCGGCAAGAAGTTCACGCAGCGCGGCACCATGACCCGGCACATGCGCAGCCACCTGGGCCTCAAGCCCTTCGCCTGCGACGCCTGCGGCATGCGCTTCACCCGGCAGTACCGGCTCACCGAGCACATGCGCATCCACTCGGGCGAGAAGCCCTACGAGTGCCAGGTCTGCGGCGGCAAGTTCGCCCAGCAGCGCAACCTCATCAGCCACATGAAGATGCACGCGGCCGGGCCCGACGGCAAGTCCAAGCTGGACTTCCCCGAGAGCGTCTTCGCCATGGCACGGCTCACGGCCGACCAGCTGGGCCTCAAGCAGGAGAAGGCGGCGGAGCTGCTCTCGCACACCTCGCACTTCCTCAGCGACCCCAAGGGCCTGGAGAGCCTGTACCCGCTGGCCCGATTCACCGCCGAGCACCTGGGGCTGAGCCAGGAGAAGGCGGCCGAGATGCTGGGTCCAGGCCCCCTGCTGCACAGTGACCGGACCATAGAGCGCTATTCGCCCACCTAA